TTGCATTTTTTGCAATTGTTTCACgtttatatttttttgcttttttattattattttttgtttcatgtcATGTTGTCTCTTGAAGTCATTTGTAATTTTCATTGACATGCAGTCAGTGGTTTCACAAATTATAAATGTTTGAAAAATGCAGCAGCTGGCATAACAAACACTGTAAATGCTGCGATGGTCATTCCCTGTATTTGCTAAACTTGTTGATTTCAATGTGAGACAACACAGCCCTCTAGAAATTCATGTGCAATACTAGTAAGTACACAGACACAGAGGTGATGTAACTAAAATACTGACAAATTGAGTGTGATCCTGCTGATATACATTGTGGATGTACTGCATTTATAATTTTGTGGGCAAGTTCAATTGAGtttacttttcatttcattttactttcatGTTGTCGAGGAGGTGAGACATTGTGCTGTGCCAGGTCCAGAGGCAGAGGGGCAGGTGGGTGATGACAGAGACGGGTGCACAGACACCATGAACAGAGAAAAGGAGCCAAGACTTGCCAAGCATACACAGACACCAGCAAGCCCCCAAATGACACAACATATGGAGTACGGCTGAAAAATCCCTCCACCCTTCTCCACCCGCCATCATCGCAGCGTCTTTTCCTGCCACACAGCAGCTCTGTGAAAAACAGGCACTGACGCTGCGACTGAAAGTGGAGAATTTGAATATTTTGCAACAATGGCAACAGCGTTAGGCAAATCCTCCAAAGACATGTTAAATCAGATCCTGATTCATACAGAGAGAAGCTCTgctgaaaacatttaattttgtATAATAAGTGAATCAGTGAAGCttgttattaataatatttttccCTGCAGTATCAGAGATGGTGAGGTGCCATCTTAAGAAGACAGAGGGTATGAATGAATAGCAGAAAGTGAGTGTTATAAGATTTAACAGTACAGGGAGGGCTTGACCTTGACTTACAATTACTCCACCCCCCCCAAAACTTTCTGAAGCCTTTCTTTGTCATAGAAACAGGTTATCAGGTTTtcaataattcagagataaacatGATCATGGCATGGAAGCAATCGTGTAGATCAGCTATCACAGCCCAAgagctctttgtctttttcagttGTCCCCTTTCCTTTCTGGGCTTATTTTTCCCTTCCTCACCTCCTTCTCCAACCATCACAGTTCTACTTAGTGCAACTCCACTGTAAAAGCCTTTACCACCAACCGCACCAGCAGAACATCTATGACTGCAGGACACATCCAGTTGTGCAGTGTGCAGCACTGGTGCTAACAGCAGGCTTTACACCCACAGTCATTCAGCTGATTCACATGCTGTCACAATTATGAAGTGCTTGAAGCTGAACCAGGTCAAGTAACTTCTTTCCTGCTGGCTGCCTCTCAGGAGTTCATAGCTGCTTCTGcagaacaaaacaacacattCAACTCCGGATTTTCACagaaagtaagtaagtaagtgtATATCTCTGGCACCCTCAGTTGGCTGCTGATGCATTCAGTGACAGCATTATGACCAACTGTATGTACATTTATATGTGCTTCATCACTGGTGGGTATTTTTCAGCAAGAGAAATATTTGTCACCATCTGTCATCTCCCACAAACACATGGACAAAATGGCTTATGGTGGTTACAGCGAGAAtaagaaaacagaacagtttTAATAATTTCATTATATAGACCTGGATTCCCCTACAGTTTATAGGCTGCGTTAGTTATTCAGGGCTCGAGacatgtatatttatatagGTAAACTGGCATACCAAGTGGGCTTAGTTAAAGGTCCAATAAATGTACTATAAACCGGGAAGGCATGGCATGGCAAGAGTGCATTGATCATTAAGCATTCATGCATGATTTTGTGCAACAGAAGCGTTATTAGTTAATGTAAAATCTCAGCAATTTGTCTGAATTAAAAGTATTTCTGCATTGCAGTCATCACGAATAATGAGTTATTAATTATGTCCGTGTCCTGTTCATGGACAGCAGAATGTTCATGTTGTATCTTGGATGTGTTTAGCTTGCTTGGAGAGTGAGAACCGTGGATTCATCCTTAATGTTTTACTCTCTTTAACCTGAAAACCAAGCGTTAGCTGGCCTGTTTAGAACCAGGAATACTGTAACTAAGTATTGCCTGACACTGCACCCATCATAGTGGGATAGTTTAGGGCAAGACTATGCAAAGTAGAATCCACAGCAGTGAAATAAAGACTGACAGGTGACTATCCCCAATACAAACCATCATATGCATGCTGAAATCAGCCACAAATTTGTTTGGAAAATCACAAGCAATATTTGCTGAGTGCTCCCATTTTTGTAATTGGTGTATAATTTAAAGGCGCCATGGTAGTGGTGTCATTAGTATTTTTACTTTAGGCCTTACAGCATCATCTTGTtgcatttttctcattttagaaAGCCTGAAGAGAGGCACAGATTGCATGCAACAGTCGATGTTCAGTTagttaaaagatgaaaaaagccAGGCCCCGAAAAAGCCAAAATTAATCAAATCGCAGGCTCAGCGTGCGTGGTGAAGGCAAGTCTCTATAATGAATGTTGTATGAACAGGAGATGGATTGGAGGGCTTGCTAATTTAGTAATGTAGAAACTAATGGCTCGCTTCCTCTTGTATACTCTGCCATTTCTGTGGTTACCTCACTCAGCAGTGTATATTTTGACCATTACTTTTTTGAGGAAACTGtcggtctgtgtgtgtgcatccgtGTGTGTGTCCCTCCTCTTCTTTCCCTCGCTCCCTCTGCTGATTGCTATTCGTGTTTCAGAGGCAGCCTGAGCCCTAGAGCTCAAAGAGTTCAGTATCCACAGTTGTCCACAGTAGTGAGAAAACGAATGAGGAGGCAGCAAGAAAAGAGTACGGGAAGGAGGAGAAGCCATGAATTCATTAAAACAGTTACTATGTTTATAAATACCAGTTTACGTTTCTAACAAAGGCTCATGTAAATTTACATAAAGGTTGATCGAGTGCATCCATCTGGAACATGAAGTAGCTGCCTCGATCACACTGTTTTAGGCTGCAGTTCTCACCTCGAGCCTTTATGACATTCAAACGTATATAATTTCTCTCAGACAATATGTGTACATCTGTGTTTTCTCACACCCTCAAGCTTAAATAGCGTGCCGCTTCTTCCTTACTCCGCTGGCTACCCACCTGCAACATGCATATGTAAATGTCCATTTAAAAGGGATTTATACCTTTTTTgttagaaataacaaaaaatacttTGATATTAATGCGTGTACACTGCCTTCAGCTGTTTTTATCTGCAAGAATTTTCAGTGTAACGCTAACACATTATAATGAAATGTAATTCCCGACTACCGGTTCTCATGTGGTCTCCAACATCAGATTCGAGGTTGAATTCTTTGagatataaacaaacaaatgctcAAAACCATATTAAAGATTACAAGGCTGCATATATTCTCactctttatctctctctcaACTCGTAcatgccaacacacacacacgtatacgcCTACTCACGACCACTGGAATATACACTCTGGCAAATACTGTTTGCTGATATGCGGATTGGGTTTAAGAGCGGAACAGTGAGCATTTCAATCTAAACAGTAAACACTCTTAATTGGATTGTGTGCTTATGTGCTTTGATGTGAATCCTCTAAGGACTGTATATTATTAGGCCTAATTGATTCTGATACATATTTACATGAGTTCAGAAAAttactcccccccccccaacaaatataaatgaataaataaataaataaagtgagtGGCTTCATCATGAGTTGAATTGCCACCATTTGGTTGACACTACCATTACTGAAACATTGTGTTATTGAGGTGCACTGCAGACTTCCTGATTCTCACAAATGAGGCCTAGTAAAGGCGATGGAAGCCAAGCAAGAGGGCTCAGCATCACCCTAAGGTTGAGAGGTAAAGTGCTGAACATCTTTTGCTAGCCTTGAATACTGTCACCTGCCTCCGGAGGGTGTGAGTCAGGCAAGCCAACCTTTTCCTCTACATATAAGTATTTAAAGTCCCCAAAAATGTCAGCCAACACAAGGCCAATGCAGTCACTTTGCTGATGGATAAGACACCAACACCACAGTGTGTATGTGGTCTGTGAGCGCTACAGAAATCCAAAAGTCAGACAGCAAAGTTCAAGACCAGTCTAGCTCATACTTAACACTAGACAGATGGTCTTCCAAATGCAGGAGCAGAGGATTAGGTCTGGAGGTTGATTGAAGGTTTGTGCCACTTTTTGGCACCGTTCTCCTCCGGGTGACACCGTGGTGGAGGAAATAACACAAGCTCCTTGGCCAAGCGGGCATTCACATCTTTGGTTTCACATCACCTGCAATTTGAATTCCATTACTTGCCGTGCCACACTTCAAATAAAGCTCGGTCCTATTAATTACCAAAGTATGGGTTCAGGGTAAAGGTGAACGTGCAATTACAGAATTAAATCAAGGCCCTGTTTAGCTTGTCAGTCCTGACAGAAATAATTTGGGTGAATTATTAAATGCTTCCACCGCTCTCAGCTGCTTCATTGCCACCTCAGACATATCAAGCAGCGAGAATCCACCCTCTGCTCCTTCTTCTCTAAAATAAAACTCTTAATTGTGCTTATTTTAAAGCAAGATTAATAGATTAAGAACTGTTACTGTTGTATGTAAACGTCTATGAGCTGTAGATGTTTTCTGAACCTTTTAATGAACGAGGTCAAGTTTAATGAGATCATTCTTAATCAGTGGTGGTACAGTGATCTTGCAGACATTGTATATAATTATCATTCTTTTAGGTCCAGTGAATTAGAAGTTTTAATTAGCTACTGTTCAGATAATATTAAGTTCCGAGGTTATGCTATAATTAGCATACTGGGCTTGCAAAAACAGTCAAACTTACACAACAATGAATTTTATTCCAATCcaaacttcttctgctgtgtgtgtgaatagaATTGTCCCAAATTTTTAAAAGCTGTGGTGTCAGTTTGACCCGcactccttttttaaaatatgtgtttctctttccttaaatgtaaaaaaaatccaaatgtcTTGTTTTGTAGAGTTCTGCTGCAAGCAAGCATTTTAACTAATTTTCTATAATGAAGCAATTTGCCAGTGGCTGACTAGATTCAGTGGCTGAGTTTTGGTCTCTATGACAACCAGCTGTCTGTAATTAGCAAATCAAGCCAGGGTGAGGCTTTAGGCAGTCCGAGTGGCTACAAAAGAAGTCAAGTGGCAAGTGTTCCAGtaattgtgctgtcatgaaGTTTATGCTGAAATAACTGCAGGAATGAGTGTTCTTCTCGTGGGTTTTCTCAGGTATTTAAAGCTTAAGGTTTtctgtggttaaaaaaacaattatagctgctcagtgctgtgcTATTTGgcttactgatttttttttgtgtgtgtgcgttttgtgttttttctagcACTGTTGTGCTCCACTCTGTGTCAGCTGGTGGTGCATATTGTGCTAAAACAGCAAGAGGTATGTAGTGCACTTCAATGGATGCtactacttttaaaaatatatataattaccAATTAGTGGGTATATTTGACATTTCACAACAATGAATTGGCAAACaggtttgttttgtctttgtttgtctttgctGTAGCCCGTGCAGCTGCCTTGGGTTTGGATTATCCTGGAGTACATGGAGCCCCGGATCTCTCTGGACCAGCTCACCATGGAATCCCCCCTCACCCTTACAATCATGAATGGTTTGAGACTGTACCAAACATGGCCACCCCTCAACAAAATCGGCCAACTTTTAATAACGTAAGGCATAGACAAGCTAACCTAGGAACATCTGACGGATTTCTAATGACCCACGGCACTTACAGACCAGTTCAAAGTGAATACGCAACCAAGCCAGTGCACGGCTTTCCCAGAGAACAGTCGGTCAGTAACCGCGGCTCCAGTTTTAAAGGGGTCAAGCGTGTTGCCCTACCAACACTGGCTGATGCCCCTGGCCAGTTTGACCTTGTGAATAGGGATCCTCAAGGTCACTCGGTTGTCTATAGTGAACATGACCTTGTTGTTGATGAGTCCGTCCCAAATAGACGTGGCATTTTTCGCCATGCGCTCTCCCTGCCCCAAAGCTGGGGTCATGGTGCTTACCAGAGAGCTCTAACTGTACATGGAAAAGAGCCTGTCCTtggttcaaatcactttcttaACGAAGGCCATGGAGCAGCAATTACTAGTTCGGGTCCTCCTATGTTTGGTAGTTGGAGATACAGATTTCCCGGCCTCAATGTCAAACAGTTTGTTCAAGGTACCCCAACCCCTTGGTGGTCTGACAGACATGAAATCAGATCCCGTTAGACTTAGTCAAATGAAAGGGTCTGACATTAAAGGCCCTGGCATATAGCGTTGCGGTCTTGTCAGATGGTGTTCCTttgacttcttcttttttttttttttttttttttttttttaaaagttaacaGGCAGGCTTTTTGTGCAGGGTGGGGGTGAGAAGTGAGTCTATCTTAGTTTCACTGGAGACAAAGGGGAGGGATGTCCCTCCTACACTTATCTGTGTACAAGCTCCTATATTGTTTTTTCACCTGTAACTCCAAAATGAGTGATATTACACACTCTCTACTGAATATAAAATTTGGAAATGGTTATGAttctctgcattttttttaacactctcCCACCTCCTTATTATAAATGACTCACTGGGGCCTGGATGCTACCACAGTGCCATCTGTTGGTTCTAATGGGTAGAGAGCCTTTGGCTCACATTGTTGTACACAGGTGCTGCTTAATAGAGGGTCAGCCTTTGACAAATCCCATAATCTGTTTACAATCTGTTGTTTGCAAGTACTAGTAGAGGctatgctaattttttttcacatagcCTTGGCATTTCAGTGATGGCATGCTGCACTACTGGTCTGGAGTTTCCAATTAGATAATTCAGACCTTGGTAtcactcattttaaaaaaaaaaatatatatatatatatatatatatatatatatatatatatatatatatatatatatatatatatatatatatatatatatatatatatatatatatatatatatatatatatatatatatatatatatatatatatatatatatatatatatatatatatatatatatatatatatatatatttatattatttttttttttttttcactaatgCAGAGCATTATCAGGAAATGCAACTGAAGTGTCTAAAACTGTGTAATTGAGTAAAAGTGGCACATTACAgacttttgtctttgtttactgAAAGTTTGTGTGAAATGGTACACTGACCCATAAATCACTCAAACCTGAGAGTGGGTTATGCGCACTAATCTTGAATTTGAAGAAGGAAACTGATGACagaacaaaaataaaccaatcAGCTGTTTGTGATAAGCAGGAAGGAAATCGATCACGGCTGGCTGGGAAAAAAGCTCATTCAGTAGCTGCAGTGAGTTTGAACCCCACCTGGCAACCTGACATGTGTTTGTTGGGCTAAATTCAGCCAACAAGTGAAGACCccttgaaaatatattttgcaAGACAAGGAAAGGAAGGACAAAGTTGTCTTCAGTCACTGATAGCTACATTAAAAGTGCCACAATGTCCTGTGATCATTTGCCTCCTTAACCTTGATCAATGGCTTAATGACCCTTTTTACAGCTTTGAGGAGGGAAAGGAGGCGGCAGGGGGATTTACTATGTTTAAGCATGTGGACAGCAGTAAGGACCCATCACCACCAACTCACTGATGCTAACAAAGAAATCTAGCTTTCCAAATCTAATGATATCAGAGCTTCTTTCATGCAACACAGTTTCACTTGACTTTGGTAACGATTAACACAAGctcttgttttaattaaacatgCCAAATTAAGGCACTTTTAGTGGCTTTAGTTGGTGACATTCTATTACTTTTCATTCTTAAATATTCCAGTAAATCACTGTCACAAATGTCagttgtttgggttttttttttttttttttttttttttttaaaacctaaaaattttgctgctgtgctgtgaAGAGTTGAGGCTTCAGGCAGATTTAAGTCAGCACCTCATTGATAGTCTCAAACGCAACTAAATAGGCTCTTACTGCAGGGCCATTAAATCAAAATATATTTCACGCATTGTTTTGTATACACAGTGTAATTATTCGCACTATTAATTTCACACACTCGTACATTCCACTCCTTACTGACTTGACCACTATTGTGTACGAAGATTTGTCTGCGACCTAGGCTAGACCAGGCTTGCTGGGCTCTTTATCATGTCTGTTAGAGAAAGCATTTCTGCTTGCctgaaaaatgtgcaaacacTGAGGCATTGCGTTTTCCCTTAGCATCCTAAACAGTGCctacaaaatgaaatgaataacTCAAGAACTTTTCAACAGGATAACGGTATACAGTGTATGAAATCACCTGTCTGTAATTAATAGCTGCGTAAATTGAGGATAATACTGCAACTTTGCAACACACCTTCACTATATAAACCAgaggtgggcaactccaggcctcgagtgccggtatcctgcaggttttagatgtgtccttgatccaacacagctgattcaaatggctaaatgaccttcTCAacggccgtttctcaattctcaagtacgcgagtacgtactcgcgttctcggtgagtacgtactcgccgagaacgcacgggagtacggactcgcgatatgtacaattggaacacctgcgtatgtgatgatgtcacaggtccggagtttttactgccgtcccctcttaatttaacagTGAGTAaaatgttatgaagcttaactttaatcacagccaaaccggtttactcaggaacaaatacaacactgaaataaaccaaacattaacatttagaagtgatctaagtgacttatatatcagttttaacctcagtagtgaaacctctattaataaaaatagtgtacatgtacatacgtgtacatactagagatggcacgataccacttttttatgtccgataccgataccgatatcataaatttggatatctgccgataccgatatgaatccgatatagtgtgttttttaatcaataaaactgtttttttaatatcttgctgcattttgtataagttcatactcaagtttaaataaacaacaacactaaagctattctgttatacctgtatgtaaaaaaatacactgcacccaaaatatttcatagttcaggaacactgatcaatctaataaacttaatcctccctattctggtattttaaagagtacttagcagaaatattaagcaacctaactaatagggttgcaaactcccagcaaaaaaaaattagggaACCAcgcccaccctccacctcatgatgcttaatcgatgtaatcaactttaatttgatgcagggtgaaaaaaaaatgcacagaaataaattatttttcaacaataattaaatagattcaacatctttcttcaacagaattgcagaattcacagatggtaccttctcaaagaaaaaagtactatagcttactagtgtatattagacttaacagttactatatacagtaatggacttctatacattttaaatcagattaaaactttgggtgtaagattcagataattatttattaaaagctacgtattttaaatgagaataagaaagaaaagtatgtctttgtgcccccttttccctgttcatgccctatcggcccccctggctaaactttgctagatctgcccctgcacagttaccagccgtcagctacgtagaaaaggatcctggtgtagaaagtaatattaaataaattctaacaacagcttatcaagcttaaacgtgctgctgttgttcagccgctggtttcctctttctggtgcaaagtggaccaaaaacaaagaagagagacggactcgcgacagaaaagccgatcagctgatcgttaagcagtttcacg
This sequence is a window from Oreochromis aureus strain Israel breed Guangdong linkage group 11, ZZ_aureus, whole genome shotgun sequence. Protein-coding genes within it:
- the LOC116320978 gene encoding uncharacterized protein LOC116320978, encoding MSVLLVGFLSTVVLHSVSAGGAYCAKTARARAAALGLDYPGVHGAPDLSGPAHHGIPPHPYNHEWFETVPNMATPQQNRPTFNNVRHRQANLGTSDGFLMTHGTYRPVQSEYATKPVHGFPREQSVSNRGSSFKGVKRVALPTLADAPGQFDLVNRDPQGHSVVYSEHDLVVDESVPNRRGIFRHALSLPQSWGHGAYQRALTVHGKEPVLGSNHFLNEGHGAAITSSGPPMFGSWRYRFPGLNVKQFVQGTPTPWWSDRHEIRSR